Proteins from one Halogeometricum sp. S1BR25-6 genomic window:
- a CDS encoding type II toxin-antitoxin system HicB family antitoxin, with amino-acid sequence MASTTRDNGNGGVEFADEDDGRVTATDIETGVASFGDDRAEALRMLADALDAHHGKGESVDDGEVAAELGLDEDEIGSEGRPPWDT; translated from the coding sequence ATGGCCAGCACGACTCGTGACAACGGCAATGGCGGTGTCGAGTTCGCTGACGAGGATGATGGACGAGTTACTGCCACGGATATCGAAACGGGTGTCGCCTCCTTCGGCGACGACCGTGCAGAGGCACTGCGGATGCTCGCCGACGCACTCGATGCTCACCACGGGAAGGGCGAGTCTGTTGATGACGGCGAAGTGGCCGCAGAACTCGGTCTCGACGAGGACGAAATCGGAAGCGAAGGCCGCCCACCGTGGGACACGTAG
- a CDS encoding MBL fold metallo-hydrolase — protein MNISYQHANPQAGNESVLIRIEEDHTDQTACILVDAGDGIDLDATLRDDDYLAAVLLTHAHLDHYQALDQAHRDGAPIYTSPDTAAILGDVFTEGARRYNLSNTDELLDRVEPISEWHEVLGETVAVRPVPAGHTPGACGFLIDVSDGDDRVRILATGDFTERDAAAYPGLDPEAYSSVDVLFLTAATNDSFETELTDALGTIVERANAGSKTLCTASGLTGVQLATLLDAVADELEIHLPIVLAGQVAKLYDALEYQYEAITTVPTFESTAECLDHGAVTIAGPEVPIDGSSGRLFEAISDDASASLVQIQGGNTEAKTNGDFAGTACSYPFSNHPSEAVLDELVEAVSPTHVVVGHQRGRALEQYKDKWDSFSWATGSSMTEMLYEDGYYPAPPWVGEYTERRVRNRAGQVDTDRADDGVLAAIESIPEIGRRETCTLVREGVDVAAIKRRLHIGVASSGTAQTADTSNQQAVNGASNGTLYRTTGPELSDPPTAAKLSEETPDSESQLVETVGLSGERPAPSTDSTDSTAESEPAASNETVEPDPESEPDVSDSDDQADETAEDSSADPDPEPDTDATPEPPDEDATSSDTDETDVALTVEVDPAVRTLAVQRAEREGVSLPTFARETLDSYLIGVLRGDSPWEDVEPVERSFTYEADPAFTALLSTAATENGYESTGAYALAQLRESVGLEDEQTVAVAGAAVFVEQVGAVVENPRSPHESAADVVQAALGRIVLP, from the coding sequence ATGAATATCTCGTATCAACACGCCAATCCACAGGCCGGCAACGAGTCCGTTCTCATCCGCATCGAGGAGGACCACACCGACCAAACCGCGTGCATCCTCGTCGATGCGGGTGACGGTATCGACTTGGACGCCACGCTGCGTGACGACGACTATCTCGCAGCGGTGCTTCTCACGCATGCCCACCTCGATCACTATCAGGCGCTTGACCAGGCACACCGTGATGGAGCGCCGATTTACACCAGTCCGGATACGGCGGCCATTTTGGGAGACGTGTTCACCGAAGGCGCGCGGCGATACAACCTCTCGAACACGGACGAACTCTTAGACCGTGTCGAGCCGATTTCGGAGTGGCACGAGGTCCTCGGTGAGACCGTCGCCGTTCGGCCCGTCCCCGCAGGCCACACGCCTGGCGCCTGTGGATTCCTCATCGACGTCAGCGATGGCGACGACCGCGTTCGGATACTCGCGACAGGAGACTTCACGGAGCGCGATGCGGCCGCCTATCCCGGGCTCGATCCAGAGGCGTACTCCAGCGTGGACGTCCTGTTTCTCACTGCAGCGACGAACGATAGCTTCGAGACGGAGCTCACGGACGCGCTCGGAACCATCGTCGAACGCGCGAACGCCGGGTCGAAAACCCTCTGTACGGCGAGTGGGCTCACGGGGGTTCAGCTTGCAACGCTGCTTGACGCCGTCGCCGACGAACTCGAGATTCATCTCCCTATCGTCCTCGCCGGACAGGTGGCCAAACTCTACGATGCACTCGAGTATCAGTACGAGGCTATTACGACAGTACCCACGTTCGAGTCGACGGCCGAGTGTCTCGACCACGGGGCCGTCACCATCGCCGGGCCCGAAGTCCCGATTGATGGGAGCAGCGGTCGTCTCTTCGAGGCTATCAGTGACGACGCAAGCGCGTCGCTCGTTCAAATTCAGGGCGGTAATACGGAGGCGAAGACGAACGGCGATTTCGCGGGGACCGCTTGTTCGTATCCGTTCTCGAACCATCCGAGCGAGGCAGTGCTCGACGAACTGGTTGAGGCCGTCTCGCCGACGCATGTCGTTGTCGGCCATCAGCGCGGGCGTGCGCTCGAGCAGTACAAAGACAAGTGGGACTCCTTTTCCTGGGCGACCGGGTCGTCGATGACAGAGATGCTCTACGAGGACGGTTACTACCCCGCACCGCCCTGGGTCGGAGAGTACACCGAACGGCGTGTGCGGAACCGGGCAGGGCAAGTGGATACGGACCGCGCCGACGATGGGGTCTTAGCCGCTATCGAATCCATTCCGGAGATCGGCCGACGTGAGACGTGTACGCTCGTGCGGGAAGGCGTTGACGTCGCCGCGATCAAACGGCGACTCCATATCGGCGTTGCGTCCAGTGGGACGGCACAGACCGCAGACACCTCCAACCAACAGGCGGTCAACGGAGCATCGAACGGGACGCTGTACCGGACGACCGGTCCTGAGCTATCGGACCCACCGACGGCTGCGAAGCTGTCCGAGGAGACACCCGACAGCGAATCACAGCTCGTCGAAACGGTCGGTCTGTCTGGTGAGCGCCCGGCCCCCAGTACTGATTCGACTGATTCGACCGCCGAGAGCGAACCAGCAGCGTCGAACGAGACTGTAGAACCCGACCCGGAGTCGGAACCGGATGTCTCCGACTCCGATGACCAGGCAGACGAGACTGCCGAGGACTCGTCTGCAGATCCCGACCCAGAACCCGATACGGATGCGACTCCAGAGCCGCCGGACGAGGATGCGACGAGCAGTGACACCGATGAGACGGACGTCGCACTGACTGTCGAGGTCGACCCCGCGGTTCGAACGCTCGCCGTCCAGCGAGCCGAGCGGGAGGGGGTGTCGCTGCCGACGTTTGCTCGGGAGACACTTGATTCGTATCTCATAGGGGTGCTTCGTGGTGACTCCCCGTGGGAGGATGTTGAGCCTGTCGAGCGGTCGTTCACGTATGAGGCCGACCCGGCGTTTACGGCGTTGCTCTCCACGGCCGCCACCGAGAACGGCTACGAGAGTACCGGCGCGTACGCGCTAGCTCAACTTCGGGAGAGTGTCGGCTTGGAGGATGAGCAAACGGTCGCGGTTGCAGGAGCAGCGGTGTTCGTTGAGCAAGTCGGGGCCGTCGTCGAGAATCCGCGTTCGCCGCACGAGAGCGCTGCCGATGTCGTTCAGGCTGCGCTTGGACGAATTGTTCTTCCGTAG
- a CDS encoding orc1/cdc6 family replication initiation protein, whose translation MSGPFSNVTDTIFDEKQVLTENYQPEEILERDEEIEEYRFALQDVLFGRDPENIMLYGKAGLGKTAVTKYMMTALRDEVTNRDSADELTVHELNCNGKTLFMVVRTLVNDLLPDHASPFPKRGLGTGDAFEELYKRLDRVGGTHLMVFDEIDHLDDANTLLYEIPRAKSNGHIARSKIGVIGISNNYTFRRSLSPKVKDTLMETEISFSPYDATELQTILSTRAARAFVEGACDESAINLAAAIAARDMGNARQAIDLLRTGAEAALKSGDDCVQEQHIKEARDIVKRGQLTTRIRDQTQHAQYILESVARLEAAGRTPARTRDIQHRYQTVADSWGTDPLTTLKSVQDHLSDLHMLGFLRRSEQNKGESGGRYFEYQSELDPELILDVRERIEHGDTLNNG comes from the coding sequence ATGTCGGGGCCGTTCAGCAACGTCACAGACACGATTTTCGATGAGAAGCAGGTGCTCACGGAGAATTACCAACCGGAGGAGATACTGGAGCGCGACGAGGAAATCGAAGAGTACCGGTTTGCACTGCAGGATGTACTGTTCGGTCGCGACCCGGAGAACATCATGCTCTACGGGAAGGCGGGACTCGGCAAAACAGCCGTCACGAAGTACATGATGACCGCGCTCAGAGACGAAGTAACCAACCGAGATAGTGCCGATGAACTGACCGTCCACGAACTGAACTGTAACGGCAAGACGCTGTTCATGGTCGTTCGCACGCTGGTAAACGATCTCCTTCCTGATCACGCGAGTCCGTTCCCGAAACGTGGCCTCGGAACTGGAGACGCTTTTGAAGAACTGTACAAGCGATTAGATCGTGTCGGTGGGACACATCTCATGGTATTCGACGAGATCGACCATCTGGACGACGCAAACACTCTCCTCTATGAAATTCCTCGAGCAAAATCGAACGGGCACATCGCTCGATCCAAAATCGGTGTGATCGGCATCAGCAACAACTACACGTTCAGACGAAGCCTCTCTCCGAAAGTCAAAGACACGTTGATGGAGACTGAAATTTCGTTCAGTCCTTACGATGCAACCGAACTCCAAACCATCCTTTCGACAAGAGCAGCACGTGCATTCGTCGAAGGTGCATGCGATGAGTCAGCAATCAATCTCGCAGCAGCAATCGCTGCGAGAGATATGGGAAACGCCAGACAGGCGATCGATTTGCTTAGAACGGGTGCCGAGGCTGCACTCAAATCGGGTGATGATTGCGTTCAAGAGCAACACATCAAGGAGGCCCGAGACATCGTTAAGCGTGGGCAGCTTACGACTCGGATACGGGATCAAACACAACATGCGCAGTATATTCTAGAGAGTGTCGCTCGACTGGAAGCAGCCGGCCGCACTCCTGCACGGACTCGTGATATCCAGCACCGATATCAAACAGTCGCAGATTCGTGGGGAACGGATCCCCTTACGACGCTGAAGAGCGTTCAGGACCATCTCTCTGACCTTCACATGCTTGGCTTCCTCCGCCGGAGTGAGCAGAACAAAGGCGAAAGTGGTGGTCGATACTTCGAGTATCAATCTGAATTGGATCCTGAGTTGATTCTGGATGTCAGAGAGCGGATCGAACATGGAGACACGCTGAATAACGGTTGA
- a CDS encoding serine hydrolase domain-containing protein, translating into MSATISSQQDQATGPLSDPESFETFLDGVVNAQLEAHDISGATVAVVDGDSTFTKGYGVRDVRTDAPVEADNTLFRIGSTSKLLTWTAVMQGVEAGRLDLQTDVNEYLGEVVIPNTYDQPITLDHLATHTAGFEDRARGTFVLNESDLRPLPTMLRNEQPARVRPPGKFTAYSNYGAALAGHIAATTAGSSFGEYVEERIFGPLEMEQSTFDQPVPDSIDGTLSKGYTTPNGRYREGEFEYVGMPPAGSMTTTATDMAQFLHAHLQGGATSDGRILESDSTAAMHRRRFGNADRLNGMCFGFYELSRNDVRIVGHGGDTDQFHTLVALLPDHGVGLFVSYNSPGGIEARDELLDALLEEYYPSEETTPTPDDEPARASEVTGTYRALRSPYTTSEKLLSVQSNVAVSLDDQDRLVTSGPGGETQWVEVEERYFEAVDGSDALVFGETDGEITHLFFDSRPPSAYERLTAVEQPSTHAVIAGLSILVFLGAVFGWTATGLWRWSRGGRGDNSDSPLRYARHAAGLTATSYLVFVVGMIAVVVRDPRAVLLGDPLPVQIVLLFPLVGVLASVATLILAGMTWYRGHRRRWRDAQYIAVGAAGVVFALVLSYWNLLWYQM; encoded by the coding sequence GTGAGCGCCACAATATCCAGCCAGCAGGACCAAGCCACCGGACCGCTCTCCGATCCGGAGTCCTTCGAGACGTTCCTCGATGGCGTCGTGAACGCCCAACTCGAAGCCCACGACATCTCCGGTGCGACGGTCGCAGTCGTCGACGGCGACTCGACGTTTACGAAGGGCTACGGCGTCCGGGACGTTCGGACTGACGCCCCGGTCGAAGCTGACAACACGCTCTTTCGAATCGGCTCAACGTCGAAACTCCTCACGTGGACGGCGGTCATGCAGGGCGTCGAGGCAGGCCGACTCGATCTACAGACTGACGTCAACGAGTATCTCGGCGAGGTGGTGATACCCAACACATACGATCAGCCCATTACGCTCGATCACCTCGCGACGCACACTGCGGGATTCGAGGACCGCGCTCGCGGAACGTTCGTCCTGAACGAGTCCGATCTGCGCCCGCTCCCGACGATGCTCCGGAACGAACAACCGGCGAGAGTTCGGCCGCCGGGGAAGTTCACGGCCTACTCGAACTACGGGGCCGCCCTCGCGGGTCACATCGCCGCCACGACTGCGGGGTCGTCGTTCGGTGAGTACGTCGAAGAACGCATCTTCGGACCACTGGAGATGGAGCAGAGTACCTTCGACCAGCCGGTTCCCGATTCGATAGACGGCACGCTCTCGAAGGGATATACGACCCCGAACGGCCGATACCGCGAGGGTGAGTTCGAATACGTTGGGATGCCGCCGGCTGGGTCGATGACCACGACGGCGACCGACATGGCTCAGTTCCTCCATGCGCATCTACAGGGTGGTGCAACCAGTGACGGACGCATTCTCGAATCCGACTCGACAGCGGCGATGCACCGGCGGCGATTCGGCAACGCTGACCGGCTGAACGGGATGTGTTTCGGGTTCTACGAGTTGAGTCGGAACGACGTGCGTATCGTGGGACACGGCGGCGATACCGACCAGTTTCACACCCTGGTGGCCCTGCTTCCGGACCACGGTGTCGGTCTCTTCGTCTCCTACAACAGCCCGGGCGGTATCGAGGCCAGAGACGAACTGCTCGACGCACTACTGGAGGAGTACTACCCGAGCGAGGAGACGACACCCACGCCTGATGACGAGCCGGCCCGAGCGAGCGAGGTGACCGGCACGTATCGCGCGCTTCGCTCGCCCTACACGACCTCCGAGAAGCTGCTGAGCGTGCAGTCGAACGTCGCCGTCTCCCTCGATGACCAGGACCGACTCGTCACGAGCGGACCCGGGGGAGAAACACAGTGGGTCGAGGTCGAAGAGCGCTACTTCGAGGCGGTCGATGGGTCGGACGCGCTCGTCTTCGGGGAGACCGACGGCGAGATAACCCACCTGTTCTTCGATAGCAGGCCACCGTCAGCCTACGAACGGCTCACGGCCGTCGAGCAACCCTCAACGCACGCCGTGATCGCCGGACTGAGCATCCTCGTCTTTCTCGGAGCGGTTTTCGGGTGGACGGCGACGGGACTCTGGCGCTGGTCTCGGGGCGGGAGAGGAGACAACTCGGATTCACCACTGCGGTACGCTCGTCACGCCGCTGGCCTCACGGCGACGAGTTATTTGGTGTTCGTGGTCGGCATGATCGCCGTCGTCGTGCGTGACCCGCGAGCGGTCCTGCTTGGGGACCCGCTGCCCGTACAGATCGTCCTCCTGTTTCCGCTTGTCGGTGTACTTGCGAGTGTCGCGACCCTCATCCTCGCCGGGATGACCTGGTACCGGGGTCACCGGCGCCGTTGGAGAGATGCACAGTACATCGCCGTCGGCGCCGCCGGCGTCGTCTTCGCGCTCGTACTCTCGTACTGGAACCTCCTGTGGTATCAGATGTAG
- a CDS encoding CGCGG family rSAM-modified RiPP protein → MGDHTLDGVEPVTDRIHHNSWSANLEKPIHGDRRDAVVAGALEAVEHTAPGYHVNLVTHGAHGRPEEYLGPALREAFGGGVEWSYVEQCGCGGHVLRVRVFEREPVTHD, encoded by the coding sequence ATGGGAGACCACACGCTCGACGGCGTCGAACCCGTTACCGACCGAATCCACCACAACTCGTGGTCGGCAAACTTAGAGAAGCCGATTCACGGCGACCGACGAGACGCGGTCGTCGCCGGCGCTCTCGAGGCGGTCGAACACACCGCACCGGGCTATCACGTGAACCTCGTCACTCACGGCGCGCACGGCCGACCGGAGGAGTATCTCGGACCTGCTCTTCGGGAGGCGTTCGGCGGCGGGGTCGAGTGGTCCTATGTCGAACAGTGCGGCTGCGGCGGGCACGTGCTTCGCGTTCGTGTCTTCGAGCGGGAGCCAGTTACCCACGACTGA
- the nirK gene encoding copper-containing nitrite reductase translates to MTYTTTRRRVLEGMAVGTAGTLAGCTVGAPLNEVQVAGPLDVGLDRPSLAAAELTDVDRVAADPRAVPGPITRSEPATVPVELETREVVAEIEPGVTFQYMTFNGQVPGPFIRTRVGDTVDVTIRNHESSAMAHNVDFHACRGPGGGAEATTVNPGEERHLRFKVTYPGAFVYHCAVANVDYHISSGMFGLILVEPEAGLPAVDREFYLGQMEVYTNGAAGDEGHHEFDFGRMAAEDPTYVLINGEKYAIGPQGYDELRVRTDETVRIYYAVGGPNQFSSFHAIGGVWDEVYPQGSLASDPQRYVQTTPVLPGSATVVTAQFPVPGDYKLVDHALSRVARKGALAVLSAEGPANDELFDPED, encoded by the coding sequence ATGACCTACACTACTACTCGCCGTCGCGTGTTAGAGGGGATGGCCGTCGGAACCGCCGGGACGCTCGCGGGCTGTACCGTCGGAGCGCCGTTGAACGAGGTCCAAGTCGCCGGACCACTCGACGTCGGTCTCGACCGACCGTCACTCGCCGCCGCCGAACTGACCGACGTTGACCGCGTCGCCGCCGACCCACGCGCCGTTCCGGGACCCATCACCCGCTCGGAACCCGCGACCGTCCCCGTCGAACTGGAGACGCGGGAGGTCGTCGCCGAGATCGAACCCGGCGTCACCTTCCAGTATATGACCTTCAACGGGCAGGTACCAGGACCGTTCATTCGGACGCGCGTCGGTGATACGGTCGACGTGACGATTCGAAACCACGAGAGCAGCGCGATGGCCCACAACGTCGACTTCCACGCCTGCCGCGGGCCGGGCGGCGGTGCGGAGGCAACGACGGTGAACCCCGGTGAGGAGAGACACCTCCGGTTCAAGGTGACCTACCCCGGCGCCTTCGTCTACCACTGTGCCGTCGCGAACGTCGACTATCACATCTCCTCGGGGATGTTCGGTCTCATCCTCGTCGAACCCGAGGCGGGACTTCCGGCCGTCGACCGGGAGTTCTACCTCGGACAGATGGAGGTGTACACGAACGGCGCCGCCGGCGACGAGGGGCACCACGAGTTCGACTTCGGGCGGATGGCTGCCGAGGACCCAACTTACGTCCTCATCAACGGCGAGAAGTACGCCATCGGGCCGCAGGGCTACGACGAACTGCGCGTACGAACTGACGAGACGGTGCGCATCTACTATGCGGTGGGCGGCCCGAACCAGTTCAGCAGCTTCCACGCCATCGGTGGCGTCTGGGACGAGGTGTACCCGCAGGGGTCGCTCGCCTCTGATCCGCAGCGCTACGTGCAGACGACGCCCGTCCTCCCCGGCAGCGCGACGGTCGTGACGGCGCAGTTCCCGGTTCCAGGCGACTACAAACTGGTCGACCACGCGCTCTCGCGGGTCGCACGGAAGGGCGCGCTGGCGGTGCTCAGTGCGGAGGGGCCGGCGAACGACGAGCTGTTCGACCCGGAGGACTGA
- a CDS encoding halocyanin domain-containing protein — translation MVGAAAAGAVARPVAAADEASEFTAWFENVSNYDEVVDRRGASTVRVAVGAPGNGGDFAFEPAAVRVDPGATVVWEWTGGGGVHNVAAADESYASELLSEAGVTFERTFEGGISLYSCVPHEAMGMKGAVVVGGVPTGETLRDVDYGNWFDGVENFSGTVDRRGESLVRIAVGAPGNGGNFAFEPAAVRVDPGTTVVWEWTGEGDAHSLAAVDGSFDAELVETAGATYALRFDGVGVSKYTCPSHASQAMRGAVVVGDPMRGVVDVPMTAALTGVGVLGAALSPLAFGAFLVLRGTGDETSATTTESER, via the coding sequence GTGGTGGGCGCCGCGGCCGCGGGTGCGGTCGCCCGTCCGGTCGCCGCGGCCGACGAGGCGAGCGAGTTCACGGCGTGGTTCGAGAACGTCTCGAACTACGACGAGGTCGTCGACAGACGCGGCGCGTCGACCGTCAGGGTCGCCGTCGGCGCGCCGGGGAACGGCGGTGACTTCGCGTTCGAGCCCGCGGCGGTGCGCGTCGACCCCGGAGCGACGGTCGTCTGGGAATGGACCGGCGGCGGGGGCGTCCACAACGTCGCTGCCGCCGACGAGTCGTACGCGAGCGAACTGCTCTCCGAGGCGGGGGTCACGTTCGAACGGACGTTCGAGGGAGGAATCAGTCTCTACTCGTGTGTGCCGCACGAGGCGATGGGGATGAAAGGGGCGGTAGTCGTCGGCGGCGTTCCGACGGGCGAGACGCTCCGAGACGTCGACTACGGGAACTGGTTCGACGGCGTCGAGAACTTCTCCGGGACGGTCGACAGGCGGGGCGAATCGCTCGTCCGCATCGCGGTCGGTGCGCCGGGGAACGGCGGGAATTTCGCGTTCGAGCCCGCGGCGGTGCGCGTCGACCCCGGAACGACGGTCGTTTGGGAGTGGACCGGTGAGGGAGACGCCCACAGTCTCGCGGCGGTGGATGGAAGCTTCGACGCCGAGTTAGTGGAGACCGCGGGAGCGACCTACGCGCTCCGGTTCGACGGCGTCGGCGTCAGCAAGTACACCTGCCCGTCGCACGCCTCACAGGCGATGCGCGGGGCCGTCGTCGTCGGCGACCCGATGCGGGGCGTCGTCGACGTGCCGATGACCGCCGCGCTCACAGGAGTCGGCGTGCTCGGCGCGGCGCTCTCGCCGCTGGCGTTCGGGGCGTTCCTCGTCCTTCGAGGCACCGGTGACGAGACGTCGGCTACGACGACGGAGTCGGAGCGATAA
- a CDS encoding DUF1616 domain-containing protein — MTSTEDWRVLLPRPLRVLPADLVAILTLTLLTLIAVSLPVIRETPLRVVVGLPFLLFVPGYAIIAALFPERATILDEDTESTETRADHVEGIDGIERVALSFGTSIAVVPLVGLVLNFTPFGIRLAPIMVSLTVLVVAMCAIAASRRWDLPEDERFRVPYRTWYANTKSELFSPATRTDAALNVVLIASLLLAVGAVGYAVAVPSQGEQFSEFYLLTENESGEYVADDYPTNFTAGEPQSLVVGIGNQENEPVQYTVVSEIQRVEISNNSTTVLERARLQTFSPRLQHNETWQQQHQVAPSMTGENLRLIYYLYKGDAPATPSEESAYREVHLWVNVSSN; from the coding sequence ATGACCTCCACGGAGGACTGGCGCGTACTCCTCCCCCGTCCGCTTCGGGTTCTGCCAGCCGACCTCGTCGCGATACTCACGCTCACACTCCTGACGCTCATCGCAGTGTCGCTCCCGGTTATCCGTGAAACCCCGCTGCGGGTCGTCGTCGGACTGCCGTTTTTGCTCTTCGTCCCCGGCTACGCTATCATCGCTGCGCTCTTTCCGGAGCGAGCGACGATCCTCGATGAGGACACCGAGAGTACCGAAACGAGGGCGGATCACGTTGAGGGCATCGACGGTATCGAGCGCGTCGCGCTGTCGTTCGGGACGAGCATCGCCGTCGTTCCGTTAGTCGGGTTGGTGCTCAATTTCACGCCGTTCGGGATTCGACTCGCCCCCATCATGGTGTCGCTCACGGTTCTCGTCGTCGCCATGTGCGCTATCGCGGCGAGTCGGCGCTGGGACCTTCCCGAAGACGAGCGGTTTCGCGTTCCGTATCGAACGTGGTACGCGAACACGAAATCCGAACTGTTCTCGCCGGCGACGCGCACCGACGCCGCGCTGAACGTCGTTTTGATTGCTAGTCTGCTTCTTGCCGTCGGCGCCGTCGGCTACGCCGTCGCCGTTCCCTCCCAGGGCGAGCAGTTCAGCGAATTCTATCTGCTGACCGAAAACGAATCCGGCGAGTACGTCGCCGACGACTACCCGACGAACTTCACCGCGGGCGAACCGCAGTCGCTGGTCGTGGGCATCGGAAACCAGGAGAACGAACCCGTCCAGTACACCGTGGTCTCGGAGATTCAGCGCGTCGAGATATCGAACAACAGCACGACCGTCCTCGAACGAGCGCGGTTGCAGACGTTCTCTCCCCGGCTCCAGCATAACGAGACGTGGCAGCAACAACATCAGGTGGCGCCCTCGATGACTGGCGAGAACCTACGGTTGATCTACTACCTGTACAAGGGTGACGCACCCGCGACGCCAAGCGAAGAGAGCGCCTATCGCGAGGTGCATCTGTGGGTGAATGTGAGCTCGAACTAA
- a CDS encoding glycosyltransferase family 2 protein, which yields MPTLNEEEGIAKCIEMILNALETMDITGEIVVSDSSTDRTPEIAEAMGARVVVPDKGGYGYAYQYAFERTRGEYIAIGDADCTYDFEELPKLFDLVRDGDADMAMGSRLEGEILPGSMPPLHQYVGNPLLTKFLNVFYGAGVSDAHSGMRVMSRDALESLDLKTTGMEFASEMIMEAGARDLTIAEVPITYHPREGEATLESFQDGWRHVKFMLQNAPGYLFSAPGLAMGGFGGLVMTLAFTNSSVGPMAFGSHSLLAGTLLLVLGVYLTYLGVFASVASNPIQKPDDPVTTFLSHTVSLERGAFAGASLFVLGGAYMGVQTFQWAAGGFSNLPLTPENVVAFALMVVGVQMVFGLFLVDAVKQSNHR from the coding sequence ATGCCGACACTCAACGAGGAAGAGGGCATCGCAAAGTGTATCGAGATGATTCTCAATGCGCTTGAGACGATGGATATCACGGGCGAGATCGTCGTCAGCGACAGTTCGACCGATCGGACGCCCGAGATTGCAGAAGCGATGGGCGCACGCGTCGTCGTTCCCGACAAAGGCGGGTACGGCTACGCGTATCAGTACGCCTTCGAGCGCACGCGCGGTGAGTACATCGCGATCGGTGACGCCGACTGCACGTACGACTTCGAGGAGCTCCCGAAGCTCTTCGACCTCGTCCGTGACGGCGATGCGGACATGGCCATGGGCTCGCGTCTTGAAGGCGAGATCCTGCCCGGATCGATGCCGCCGCTGCACCAGTACGTCGGGAACCCTCTTCTGACGAAGTTCCTCAACGTCTTCTACGGCGCCGGCGTCTCCGACGCGCACAGCGGGATGCGCGTGATGTCCCGCGATGCCTTGGAGTCGCTCGATCTCAAGACCACCGGGATGGAGTTCGCCTCGGAGATGATCATGGAGGCCGGTGCGCGGGACCTCACCATCGCCGAAGTGCCCATCACGTACCACCCGCGGGAGGGTGAGGCGACCTTGGAGAGCTTCCAGGACGGCTGGCGGCACGTGAAGTTCATGCTCCAGAACGCGCCGGGGTATCTGTTCTCGGCGCCGGGACTCGCCATGGGCGGGTTCGGCGGCCTCGTGATGACGCTCGCGTTCACGAACTCCTCGGTCGGACCGATGGCGTTCGGGTCGCACTCGCTTCTCGCCGGCACGCTCCTGTTGGTCCTCGGCGTCTATCTCACCTATCTCGGCGTGTTCGCCTCCGTGGCGAGCAACCCGATTCAGAAGCCGGACGACCCGGTGACGACGTTCCTCAGCCACACGGTCAGTCTCGAACGCGGCGCCTTCGCCGGCGCCAGCCTGTTCGTCCTCGGCGGCGCCTACATGGGCGTGCAGACGTTCCAGTGGGCCGCAGGCGGCTTCAGCAACCTCCCGTTGACTCCCGAGAACGTCGTCGCCTTCGCGTTGATGGTCGTCGGCGTGCAGATGGTGTTCGGACTGTTCCTCGTTGACGCCGTGAAGCAGTCTAACCACCGCTGA